The following proteins come from a genomic window of Paramicrobacterium humi:
- a CDS encoding ExeM/NucH family extracellular endonuclease: MARVPASMRGTLVRWAAVCHPTIKPGDSLTTARTHRKPLLAAAALLGLAAAPLIAAPALAAPDGTGVVINEAYLSGGSKGAAYQHKFVELFNPTDAAIALDGTSLQYRSASGTGKTSSTVALSGSIPAGGYFLVSGGSNGDAGDALENVNIIGSLNPSGTTGTIFLVDGSAAITPPVGDVAGSAGIVDALGYGGSNTFETALAPAPAGNTDVKSLTRTNAADTDDNSADFTLTADITPQGSGSETVGTPPDDSGDDDTPTGPGVEKTIAEIQGTTDTSPLVDKRVTTTGVVTAAYPDGGFNGYYIQTAGTGGAIDPTTHAASDGLFVFSAATVGAVAVGDHVQVTGKVTEFYGLTELSVASLADLTVLDQAAAMPTPVETEFPDTDAARESLEGMLVAPQGDFTVTDVYSANQYGEIGLAASDIPLLNPTVSGLPGTSAYDAEVARAEAEAVSLDDGSSFNLLSGPSADTPLPYLSLENPVRVGAAVTFTKPVVLDYRNDTWKFQPTSLLTGANADTVQPATFENTRTAAPESVGGDIRLGTFNVLNYFATTGDERTGCTYYTDRDGHPVTVRDSSAPGCGVRGAADAENLERQQDKIVAAINALDADVVSLEEIENSLAAGHDDRDYALGVLVDALNDAAGSDVWAFVPSPAQLPEGEDVIRTAFIYKPAVVETVGDAQILIGSAAFDNAREPDAQAFKPVDGSDDDVFVVVSNHFKSKGGGDEATGDNADLNDGRGAYNGDRTRQAEALLEFADAFAAEHDTDKVFLVGDFNSYAAEDPITTITAAGYVSQGAKTGEQTYNFDGAVGSLDYIFASPAADRTVTGADVWNINSVESVALEYSRYNYNATNLYAPDVYRASDHDPMLVGIEVSHDSGTPGHGHGKGHGKGHGHGNGHGNGHGSGHGNGHGNGKGHGYGHAGGWPLTDAACRRY, from the coding sequence ATGGCGCGAGTGCCCGCGAGCATGCGTGGCACGCTGGTGCGCTGGGCAGCGGTGTGTCACCCGACGATAAAACCGGGGGATTCCTTGACGACAGCCCGCACCCACCGCAAGCCACTTCTCGCCGCGGCCGCGCTTCTCGGTCTCGCCGCCGCACCGCTCATCGCGGCGCCGGCGCTCGCGGCTCCCGACGGAACCGGGGTGGTGATCAACGAGGCGTATCTGTCGGGCGGCAGCAAGGGCGCCGCCTACCAGCACAAGTTCGTCGAGCTGTTCAACCCGACGGATGCCGCTATCGCGCTCGACGGCACGTCGCTGCAGTACCGCTCCGCGAGCGGCACCGGCAAGACGAGCTCGACCGTTGCGCTGTCGGGAAGCATCCCGGCCGGCGGCTACTTCCTCGTCTCGGGCGGAAGCAACGGGGATGCCGGCGACGCGCTCGAGAACGTCAACATCATCGGCTCGCTCAACCCGAGCGGAACGACAGGCACCATCTTCCTCGTCGACGGCTCCGCGGCGATCACCCCGCCCGTCGGTGACGTTGCGGGAAGCGCCGGCATCGTCGACGCGCTCGGCTACGGCGGCTCCAACACATTCGAGACCGCGCTCGCGCCCGCGCCGGCAGGCAACACCGACGTGAAGTCGCTCACGCGAACAAATGCCGCCGACACCGACGACAACAGCGCCGACTTCACCCTCACCGCCGACATCACGCCGCAGGGCAGCGGAAGCGAGACCGTCGGCACTCCGCCCGACGACTCCGGCGACGACGACACTCCGACCGGTCCCGGCGTCGAGAAGACGATCGCCGAGATCCAGGGCACCACCGACACGAGCCCGCTTGTCGATAAGCGCGTGACGACCACGGGCGTCGTGACCGCCGCCTACCCCGACGGCGGATTCAACGGCTACTACATCCAGACCGCCGGCACCGGCGGAGCGATCGACCCGACGACACACGCGGCCTCCGACGGCCTCTTCGTGTTCTCAGCCGCCACGGTCGGCGCCGTCGCGGTCGGCGACCACGTTCAAGTGACGGGAAAGGTCACTGAGTTCTACGGGCTCACCGAGCTGTCTGTGGCCTCGCTCGCGGACCTCACCGTCCTCGACCAGGCGGCTGCGATGCCGACGCCCGTCGAGACGGAATTCCCCGACACGGATGCCGCTCGCGAGTCGCTTGAGGGCATGCTCGTCGCCCCGCAGGGGGACTTCACCGTGACCGATGTGTACTCGGCGAACCAGTACGGCGAGATCGGCCTCGCCGCCTCTGACATTCCGCTCCTGAACCCCACAGTGAGCGGGCTCCCGGGCACGAGCGCCTACGACGCCGAGGTGGCCCGCGCTGAAGCGGAGGCGGTGTCGCTCGACGACGGCTCGAGCTTCAACCTGCTGAGCGGCCCGAGCGCCGACACCCCGCTTCCGTATCTGTCGCTTGAAAACCCTGTGCGTGTCGGCGCGGCGGTGACCTTCACCAAGCCCGTCGTTCTCGACTACCGCAATGACACGTGGAAGTTCCAGCCGACGTCGCTACTGACGGGAGCGAACGCCGACACGGTGCAGCCGGCGACGTTCGAGAACACGCGCACAGCGGCGCCCGAGAGCGTGGGCGGCGACATCCGACTCGGAACCTTCAACGTGCTGAACTACTTCGCCACGACGGGCGATGAGCGCACGGGGTGCACCTACTACACCGACCGCGACGGCCATCCCGTGACCGTGCGCGACTCGAGCGCCCCCGGCTGCGGCGTTCGCGGCGCCGCTGACGCTGAGAACCTCGAGCGTCAGCAAGACAAGATCGTCGCCGCCATCAACGCCCTCGACGCCGATGTGGTCTCACTTGAGGAGATCGAGAACTCTCTCGCCGCAGGGCACGACGACCGCGACTACGCGCTCGGGGTGCTCGTCGACGCGCTCAACGACGCCGCCGGCAGCGACGTGTGGGCATTCGTGCCGTCGCCTGCGCAACTGCCCGAAGGGGAAGACGTCATCCGCACGGCCTTCATCTACAAGCCCGCGGTCGTCGAGACCGTCGGTGACGCGCAGATTCTCATCGGCTCCGCCGCGTTCGACAACGCGCGAGAGCCCGACGCTCAAGCATTCAAGCCCGTCGACGGCAGCGACGACGATGTGTTCGTCGTCGTGTCGAATCACTTCAAATCGAAGGGCGGCGGCGACGAGGCGACAGGCGACAACGCCGACCTGAACGACGGCCGCGGCGCCTACAACGGCGACCGCACCAGGCAAGCCGAAGCGCTCCTCGAGTTCGCCGACGCGTTCGCCGCGGAGCACGACACCGACAAGGTGTTCCTCGTCGGCGACTTCAACTCGTACGCCGCTGAGGACCCGATTACGACGATCACCGCCGCCGGGTATGTCAGCCAGGGCGCGAAGACCGGAGAGCAGACTTACAACTTCGACGGAGCCGTCGGCTCGCTCGATTACATTTTCGCGTCGCCGGCCGCGGACAGGACCGTGACCGGCGCGGACGTCTGGAACATCAACTCCGTCGAGTCCGTGGCACTCGAATACTCGCGTTACAACTACAACGCGACGAACCTCTACGCCCCGGACGTGTATCGCGCGAGCGACCACGATCCTATGCTCGTCGGGATTGAAGTCAGTCACGACAGCGGCACTCCCGGCCACGGCCATGGCAAGGGCCACGGCAAGGGCCACGGCCACGGGAACGGGCATGGAAACGGCCACGGGTCCGGTCACGGAAACGGACACGGAAATGGCAAAGGCCACGGCTACGGCCACGCCGGAGGCTGGCCTCTGACGGACGCCGCATGCCGCCGATATTGA
- a CDS encoding bifunctional metallophosphatase/5'-nucleotidase — MSSFTRRSRRLAAVGALGGLLAAPLVAMSAAAAPADTTTATINLLNINDFHGRIDANTVKFAGTVEQLRAEHPDSTLFLSAGDNIGASLFASSMADDTPTLEVLNALQLQASTVGNHEFDKGLSDLTGRVADTANFPYLGANVYAKGTTDPLLDEYAMFDVQGISVGVIGAVTQETPSLVSPGGIQDVDFGDPVEAVNRVAGQLSDGNPDNGEADVIVAEYHEGAGFGQPEGATLENEVADGGAFADIVTKTDPAVDAIFTGHTHKQYAWQDGNGRPIVQTGSYGENIGQIVLNVTKTGDDVSVMIDDPENDVRNVARLAAEKGATDEETAKNSAALDADLISDYPRVDLVNEIVQKALADAAVVGNQVIGSATADITTAFTYPEGKDPARDDRGSESTLGNFVADALLATLKEDRLGGAEIGVVNPGGLRAELYKGDITYAEANAVLPFVNNLWTTTLTGAQVKTMLEQQWQRDAEGNTPSRAYLQLGLSDNVTYTYDPGAERDNHITSVTVNGEPLDLKRNYRIGTFSFLAQGGDNFHVFTSGENTKDSGLIDRDAWIDYITKQSPISPSYDRRAVAVTGIPTGAVDAGSSFELQLSKLNLTSLGVPTETELTAAIDGTSIGTAPVTDGSSTVTIEVPAEAEDGAHTLTLTGTKSGTVVTIPLTVTAKAAEPGPGEPGSSEPPAGKPSPATDDNLTGGTEGGISTVTEAKPGQTITINVGTEHAGEWVSVWLHSTPIMLSDGFVQVSAEGTVQVTIPADAPAGNHRIVVLAADGSVIGWQDITIAAAPAAADPGNTSSALPRTGGDVQELLPFGFLALGLLVAGGVAFGISRRRAHRETVSKS, encoded by the coding sequence ATGTCCTCATTCACACGTCGATCACGGCGGCTTGCCGCCGTGGGCGCGCTCGGCGGGCTGCTTGCGGCGCCGCTTGTCGCGATGTCGGCAGCAGCAGCCCCGGCCGACACCACAACAGCAACGATCAACCTACTGAACATCAACGACTTCCACGGTCGCATCGACGCGAACACCGTGAAATTCGCGGGCACCGTCGAGCAGCTTCGAGCCGAGCACCCGGACAGCACGCTGTTCCTCTCGGCGGGTGACAACATCGGCGCCTCCCTCTTCGCATCGTCGATGGCGGACGACACACCGACGCTCGAGGTGCTGAACGCGTTGCAGCTTCAGGCATCGACCGTCGGCAACCACGAGTTCGACAAGGGTCTTTCCGACCTGACCGGCCGGGTCGCGGACACCGCGAACTTCCCGTACCTCGGCGCAAACGTGTATGCGAAGGGCACGACTGATCCTCTCCTCGACGAGTATGCGATGTTCGATGTGCAGGGCATCTCGGTCGGCGTCATCGGAGCGGTTACCCAAGAGACGCCATCTCTCGTCTCGCCCGGTGGCATTCAGGACGTCGACTTCGGCGACCCTGTGGAAGCCGTCAACCGCGTCGCGGGGCAGCTCAGCGACGGAAACCCCGATAACGGCGAAGCTGATGTGATCGTCGCGGAGTACCACGAGGGTGCTGGCTTCGGCCAACCCGAAGGCGCAACGCTCGAGAACGAAGTCGCTGATGGCGGCGCCTTCGCCGACATTGTGACGAAGACCGATCCCGCCGTCGACGCGATCTTCACCGGGCACACGCACAAGCAGTACGCGTGGCAGGACGGAAACGGTCGCCCCATCGTGCAGACCGGCAGCTATGGCGAGAACATCGGTCAGATCGTGCTAAACGTCACGAAGACCGGCGACGACGTGTCCGTAATGATCGACGATCCTGAAAACGACGTGAGGAACGTCGCGCGTCTTGCGGCTGAAAAGGGCGCGACTGACGAGGAGACCGCGAAAAACAGTGCCGCCCTCGACGCCGATCTCATCTCTGACTATCCGCGCGTCGACCTCGTGAACGAGATCGTTCAGAAGGCCCTCGCCGATGCTGCCGTAGTTGGCAATCAGGTGATCGGGTCGGCTACCGCTGACATCACCACCGCCTTTACCTACCCAGAGGGCAAGGATCCCGCGCGCGACGACCGTGGCTCGGAGTCAACGCTCGGCAACTTCGTCGCTGACGCGCTACTCGCGACGCTCAAGGAAGACCGTCTGGGCGGCGCCGAGATCGGCGTCGTCAACCCCGGCGGACTGCGCGCCGAGCTGTACAAGGGTGACATCACGTACGCCGAGGCCAACGCCGTGCTGCCGTTCGTGAACAACCTGTGGACCACAACGCTCACGGGCGCACAGGTTAAGACGATGCTCGAGCAGCAGTGGCAGCGCGATGCCGAAGGGAACACTCCGTCGCGTGCGTACTTGCAACTCGGTCTCTCGGACAACGTCACCTACACGTACGATCCCGGTGCGGAGCGTGACAACCACATCACCTCGGTGACCGTCAACGGCGAGCCGCTCGATCTCAAGCGCAACTATCGCATTGGCACGTTCAGCTTCCTGGCACAGGGCGGAGACAACTTCCACGTCTTCACCTCGGGAGAGAACACCAAGGATTCCGGTCTCATCGATCGCGATGCGTGGATCGACTACATCACCAAGCAGTCGCCGATCTCGCCGAGCTACGACCGCCGCGCGGTCGCCGTCACCGGCATCCCCACCGGTGCGGTTGACGCGGGCTCGAGCTTCGAGCTGCAGCTGTCGAAGCTGAACCTCACGTCACTCGGCGTTCCGACAGAGACTGAGCTCACCGCCGCGATCGACGGGACGAGCATCGGAACGGCTCCGGTCACCGACGGGTCGAGCACCGTGACCATCGAGGTTCCGGCCGAAGCCGAGGACGGTGCGCACACGCTCACCCTCACCGGCACCAAATCGGGCACCGTCGTGACGATCCCGCTCACGGTCACCGCCAAGGCGGCCGAGCCCGGCCCGGGAGAGCCCGGATCGAGCGAACCGCCGGCAGGGAAGCCCTCGCCCGCGACCGACGACAACCTGACCGGCGGCACCGAGGGCGGCATCTCCACCGTCACCGAGGCAAAGCCCGGGCAGACGATCACGATCAACGTCGGAACCGAGCACGCCGGTGAATGGGTGTCGGTCTGGCTGCACTCCACTCCGATCATGCTCAGCGACGGCTTCGTGCAGGTCTCGGCGGAAGGCACCGTGCAGGTGACGATCCCGGCCGATGCTCCCGCAGGCAACCACCGCATCGTCGTTCTCGCCGCCGATGGCTCCGTCATCGGCTGGCAGGACATCACGATCGCGGCGGCACCCGCCGCCGCCGACCCGGGCAATACGTCGAGCGCGCTGCCGCGAACCGGCGGTGACGTGCAGGAGCTGCTGCCGTTCGGCTTCCTGGCTCTCGGGCTGCTCGTCGCCGGCGGTGTTGCGTTTGGCATCAGCCGGCGCCGCGCGCACCGCGAGACGGTGAGCAAGAGCTAG
- a CDS encoding dehydrogenase translates to MAKAKKNPPAFRSDVLAEALAKQDMAAVAFALRNDRMVVPLMKPGQRDKPTDAGEIWTYRQPETGKLALLLFSDAKNRPASLPPFVGLHDGLWLHTFLRTHGDAIETIFFDIAGPHPMQAAPADIMKVLDLDIE, encoded by the coding sequence ATGGCCAAGGCGAAGAAGAACCCACCGGCGTTCCGGTCGGACGTGCTTGCAGAAGCCCTCGCGAAGCAGGACATGGCGGCGGTCGCGTTCGCGTTGCGCAACGATCGCATGGTCGTGCCGCTCATGAAGCCGGGTCAGCGTGACAAGCCGACGGATGCCGGCGAGATCTGGACGTACCGCCAGCCGGAGACCGGCAAGCTGGCTCTGCTGCTGTTCTCCGACGCGAAGAACCGGCCCGCCTCGCTGCCCCCGTTCGTCGGGCTTCACGACGGCCTCTGGCTGCACACCTTCCTGCGCACGCACGGCGATGCCATCGAGACGATCTTCTTCGACATCGCGGGCCCGCATCCCATGCAGGCCGCGCCGGCCGACATCATGAAGGTTCTCGATCTCGACATCGAGTAG
- the radA gene encoding DNA repair protein RadA, with the protein MAKTLSSYSCTECGWQTAKWVGRCGECQQWGTVVEAGPQSGIQKRVTAASVTEDRAAKPITGISSTSISHWPSGVDEFDRVLGGGIVPGAAILVSGEPGVGKSTLLLEVAARTARAKSRVLYVSAEESVSQVRLRAERTGALDDNLYLASETDLATVLGQIETVNPQLLIVDSVQTVASSSVDGLPGQPSQVREVAAALIRVAKERSLPLLLVGHVTKDGTIAGPRLLEHLVDVVCQFEGDRQTALRFIRALKNRFGPTDEVGCFEMTGAGIAEVADPSKLFLSRGSAVSGTCVTVAMEGRRALPVEIQALVVKSTAPNARRVTSGVDGARVSMLLAVLEKRAGVALGDYDVYVSTVGGVRLTEPGADLAIAIAIASARGDWPVPHTLAAFGEISLAGEIRPVVAAKQRRSEASRLGYSTVVDAAAGGIQNALALAKRSGGSPRDREIDTAF; encoded by the coding sequence ATGGCAAAGACCCTCTCCTCATACAGCTGCACGGAGTGCGGCTGGCAGACCGCGAAATGGGTCGGACGGTGTGGCGAATGCCAGCAGTGGGGAACGGTCGTGGAGGCCGGCCCGCAGAGCGGCATCCAGAAGCGCGTGACAGCGGCATCCGTCACCGAAGATCGCGCCGCCAAGCCGATCACGGGCATCTCCAGTACGTCGATTTCGCACTGGCCCAGCGGCGTCGACGAGTTCGATCGCGTGCTCGGCGGCGGCATCGTGCCCGGTGCCGCGATCCTGGTCTCCGGCGAGCCAGGCGTCGGCAAGTCGACGCTCCTTCTCGAGGTCGCGGCGCGCACGGCCCGTGCCAAGTCGCGGGTGCTCTACGTGAGCGCGGAGGAGTCCGTCAGTCAGGTGCGGTTGCGGGCCGAGCGCACGGGGGCTCTCGACGACAACCTGTACCTCGCGTCCGAGACCGATTTGGCGACCGTGCTCGGCCAGATCGAGACGGTTAACCCGCAGCTGCTCATCGTCGACTCGGTGCAGACCGTGGCCAGCAGCAGCGTCGACGGCCTGCCGGGCCAGCCGAGCCAGGTGCGGGAAGTCGCCGCCGCGCTCATCCGGGTGGCGAAGGAGCGCTCGCTCCCCCTGCTGCTCGTCGGGCACGTCACCAAGGACGGCACGATCGCCGGGCCCCGACTTCTCGAGCACCTCGTCGACGTCGTGTGCCAGTTCGAGGGCGACCGTCAGACGGCGCTGCGCTTCATCCGCGCGCTGAAGAACCGCTTCGGACCCACCGATGAGGTTGGCTGCTTCGAGATGACCGGCGCCGGCATCGCAGAGGTCGCCGATCCGTCGAAGCTGTTCCTCAGCCGCGGCTCGGCGGTGTCGGGCACGTGCGTGACTGTCGCCATGGAGGGACGCCGCGCGCTTCCCGTCGAGATCCAGGCGCTCGTTGTGAAGTCGACGGCGCCGAACGCCCGCCGCGTCACGAGCGGCGTCGACGGGGCGCGCGTGTCGATGCTCTTGGCCGTGCTCGAGAAGCGTGCGGGCGTGGCCCTTGGCGACTACGACGTCTACGTCTCCACGGTCGGCGGGGTGAGGCTGACCGAGCCGGGAGCGGACCTCGCGATAGCGATAGCGATCGCCTCCGCGCGCGGCGACTGGCCGGTCCCCCACACGCTCGCGGCGTTCGGCGAGATCAGCCTCGCCGGCGAGATCCGCCCCGTCGTTGCGGCCAAGCAGCGCCGCTCGGAAGCCTCGCGTCTCGGCTACTCGACCGTCGTCGACGCCGCAGCCGGCGGCATCCAGAACGCGCTCGCCCTCGCGAAGCGCTCGGGTGGCTCGCCGCGCGACCGGGAGATCGACACGGCCTTCTGA